From the genome of Acidimicrobiia bacterium, one region includes:
- a CDS encoding glycosyltransferase family 4 protein: MSAPEAPLRIAYLVYRGNPHCGGQGVYTRYLARELTELGHQITVFSGPPYPDLVHPGQLEEVRSLDLYRPENPFRIPWPWEFRSSIDLREFAIMCAAGFPEPYAFSMRVRRLLRGRRADFDLVHDNQCFGRGLVAMMERDGWPVLSTLHHPITVDRDLDLAHATNASRRWTLRRWYGFLDMQIEVARRIPRHVTVSESSRRDIAAQMGVPIERLHVVPVGVDPSVFGPRPHIAKVPGRLMTTASADVPMKGLAPLLEALAKVRTEVPEAHLIVIGKPKAKSRIPALIDRLGVSDAVEFVSGVTTERIVELYAEAEVACVPSLYEGFSLPAVEAMACAVPVVGTTGGAVPEVIGNDGETGLLVPPGDPDALATAIRRALGDAELRARIGRAGQARALAQFTWRQTALGTVEQYRALLDDASAAEPWPDGREGGAERP, from the coding sequence GCACGGGAGCTGACCGAGCTCGGCCACCAGATCACCGTCTTCTCCGGGCCGCCGTACCCCGACCTCGTCCACCCCGGGCAGCTGGAGGAGGTGCGGAGTCTCGACCTATACCGCCCGGAGAACCCGTTCCGGATCCCGTGGCCGTGGGAGTTCCGCAGCTCGATCGACCTCCGCGAGTTCGCCATCATGTGCGCCGCGGGGTTCCCCGAGCCGTACGCGTTCAGCATGCGGGTGCGGCGCCTCCTCCGCGGCCGTCGGGCCGACTTCGACCTCGTCCACGACAACCAATGCTTCGGCCGGGGTCTGGTGGCGATGATGGAGCGCGACGGCTGGCCGGTGCTGTCCACCCTGCATCACCCGATCACCGTCGACCGCGACCTCGACCTCGCCCACGCCACGAACGCCTCCCGCCGGTGGACGCTCCGGCGCTGGTACGGGTTCCTCGACATGCAGATCGAGGTGGCGCGCCGCATCCCGCGCCACGTGACGGTCTCCGAGTCGTCCCGCCGTGACATCGCCGCGCAGATGGGCGTGCCGATCGAGCGGCTCCACGTGGTGCCCGTCGGGGTCGACCCGTCGGTGTTCGGCCCGCGACCCCACATCGCCAAGGTCCCGGGGCGCCTCATGACCACCGCGAGCGCGGACGTCCCGATGAAGGGCCTGGCACCACTGCTCGAGGCGCTGGCCAAGGTGCGGACCGAGGTCCCCGAGGCGCACCTCATCGTCATCGGCAAGCCGAAGGCGAAGAGCCGCATCCCGGCCCTGATCGACCGGCTCGGCGTGTCCGATGCCGTGGAGTTCGTGAGCGGCGTGACGACCGAGCGCATCGTGGAGCTGTACGCCGAGGCCGAGGTGGCGTGCGTCCCCTCGCTGTACGAAGGGTTCTCGCTGCCGGCGGTCGAGGCCATGGCGTGCGCGGTCCCGGTCGTGGGCACGACCGGTGGCGCGGTGCCCGAAGTGATCGGGAACGACGGCGAGACCGGCTTGCTCGTCCCCCCGGGAGACCCGGATGCGCTCGCCACTGCCATCCGGCGCGCACTCGGCGACGCCGAGCTGCGCGCCCGCATCGGCCGGGCCGGCCAAGCGCGAGCGTTGGCGCAGTTCACGTGGCGTCAGACGGCGCTCGGCACCGTCGAGCAGTACCGCGCCCTCCTCGACGACGCGAGCGCAGCGGAGCCCTGGCCGGACGGCCGGGAGGGCGGAGCGGAGCGACCCAT